Proteins from a genomic interval of Gadus macrocephalus chromosome 2, ASM3116895v1:
- the gosr2 gene encoding Golgi SNAP receptor complex member 2, translating into METLYHQTNKEIHEVQSYMGGLEKTDRESVHLLENDIQARVDRIFTHVERLEILASKEPPNRRQNAKLRADQLKYDIQHLQTGLRNFQHRRYQRDAQDREREELMSRTFTTNDADTSIPMDETLQMNSNLHNAHQGMDDLLGSGSSILNGLRDQRGTLKGTHKKMLDVANMLGLSNTVMRLIERRATQDKLIMIGGMLLTCVIIFLVIRYLG; encoded by the exons ATGGAGACGCTTTATCATCAGACAAAcaa GGAGATTCATGAGGTGCAGTCTTATATGGGTGGTTTGGAGAAGACGGATCGAGAGTCGGTACACC TATTGGAAAATGACATACAGGCACGAGTCGACAGGATCTTCACACACGTAGAACGGCTCGAAATCCTGGCCAGTAAGGAACCTCCAAACCGTCGCCAGAACGCTAAACT GCGCGCGGACCAGCTCAAGTACGACATCCAGCACCTCCAGACAGGCCTGCGGAACTTCCAGCACCGCCGCTACCAAAGGGACGCCCAGGAtcgagagagggaggagctcATGAGTCGCACCTTCACCACTAAC GATGCAGATACCTCCATCCCTATGGACGAGACGCTACAGATGAACTCCAACTTGCACAACGCCCATCAAGGCATGGACGACCTTCTGGGCAGCGGCTCAAGTATCCTCAACGGCCTCCGAGATCAGAGAGGCACACTCAAG GGCACCCATAAGAAGATGCTGGACGTGGCCAACATGCTGGGGCTGTCCAACACGGTGATGAGGCTGATCGAGAGGAGGGCCACGCAGGATAAGCTCATCATGATCGGAGGGATGTTGCTCACCTGTGTCATCATCTTCCTGGTCATCAGATACCTCGGCTGA